The Arachis hypogaea cultivar Tifrunner chromosome 14, arahy.Tifrunner.gnm2.J5K5, whole genome shotgun sequence genome has a segment encoding these proteins:
- the LOC112741570 gene encoding stilbene synthase 1-like → MVAVSEIRKVQRAEGPATVLAIGTANPSNCVDQSTYADYYFRVTNSEHMTDLKKKFQRICERTQIKNRHMYLTEEILKENPNMCAYKAPSLDAREDMMIREVPRVGKEAATKAIKEWGQPMSKITHLIFCTTSGVALPGVDYELIVLLGLDPSVKRYMMYHQGCFAGGTVLRLAKDLAENNKDARVLIVCSENTSVTFRGPSETDMDSLVGQALFADGAAAIIIGSDPVPEVENPLFEIVSTDQQLVPNSHGAIGGLLREVGLTFYLNKSVPDIISQNINDALSKAFDPLGISDYNSIFWIAHPGGRAILDQVEEKVNLKPEKMKTTRDVLSNYGNMSSACVFFIMDLMRKKSLEGGLKTTGEGLDWGVLFGFGPGLTIETVVLRSVAI, encoded by the exons ATGGTGGCTGTGAGTGAGATTCGCAAGGTTCAAAGGGCAGAAGGCCCTGCAACTGTATTGGCGATTGGCACAGCAAATCCATCAAATTGTGTTGATCAGAGTACATATGCAGATTATTATTTTAGAGTAACCAATAGCGAACACATGACCGATCTCAAGAAGAAGTTTCAACGCATTT GTGAGAGAACACAGATCAAGAATAGACATATGTATCTAACGGAAGAAATACTGAAGGAAAATCCTAACATGTGCGCATACAAAGCACCGTCCTTGGATGCAAGGGAAGACATGATGATCAGGGAGGTACCAAGGGTTGGAAAAGAAGCTGCAACTAAGGCAATCAAGGAATGGGGTCAGCCAATGTCTAAGATCACACATTTGATCTTCTGCACCACCAGCGGTGTTGCGTTGCCTGGAGTTGATTACGAACTCATTGTACTCTTAGGGCTTGACCCAAGCGTCAAGAGGTACATGATGTACCACCAAGGCTGCTTCGCTGGTGGCACTGTCCTTCGTTTGGCTAAGGACTTGGCTGAAAACAACAAGGATGCTCGTGTGCTTATTGTTTGTTCTGAAAATACTTCAGTCACTTTTCGTGGTCCTAGTGAGACAGACATGGATAGTCTTGTAGGGCAAGCATTGTTTGCCGATGGAGCTGCTGCGATTATCATTGGTTCTGATCCTGTTCCAGAGGTTGAGAATCCTCTCTTTGAGATTGTTTCAACTGATCAACAACTTGTCCCTAACAGCCATGGAGCCATCGGTGGTCTCCTTCGTGAAGTTGGACTTACATTCTATCTTAACAAGAGTGTTCCGGATATTATTTCACAAAACATCAATGATGCACTCAGTAAAGCTTTTGATCCACTAGGTATATCTGATTATAATTCAATATTTTGGATTGCACACCCTGGTGGACGTGCAATTTTGGACCAAGTTGAAGAGAAGGTTAACTTGAAGCCTGAGAAGATGAAAACCACTAGAGATGTGCTTAGCAATTATGGTAACATGTCAAGTGCGTGTGTGTTCTTCATTATGGATTTGATGAGGAAGAAGTCCCTTGAAGGAGGACTTAAAACCACTGGAGAAGGACTTGATTGGGGTGTGCTTTTTGGCTTTGGTCCTGGTCTCACTATTGAAACTGTTGTTCTTCGCAGCGTGGCCATATGA